A genome region from Chthonomonas sp. includes the following:
- the tkt gene encoding transketolase: MLAAAPTSLDLLCVNVIRGLSMDAVQRANSGHPGLPMGAAPMAFQLWRHHLKHNPANPKWMDRDRFILSAGHGSMLLYSLLHMFGYDMSMDDLKNFRQWGSITPGHPENTHTQGVEMATGPLGQGCATSVGMAIAEAYTAAKFPGVFDHFTYVLCGDGDLMEGIAQEAASLAGHLALGKLIWLYDDNKVTIDGSTDLAFTEDTERKFSALGWHTQRIDGMDMAAVDTALEAAKSMTDKPSIIIARTTIGYGSPNKAGKSAAHGSPLGPDELRATKDALGLPPEEFYCPQDALDYCRAPRFAEWEAEWQAKADAFVAVNEELGQELAAFLSGELQLDWSQLPTFDKPIATRNASAAVLNAIASQVPVLLGGSADLTENVFTNQKGESGFQRDNHLGRNVYYGVREHAMAAAANGITLHGGKAIAGTFLIFSDYCRPSVRLAALMHQPTIFNFSHDSIGLGEDGPTHQPIEQIMSLRLIPNLNVFRPADANEVAVAWNLALSSNTTPTAIITSRQALPICTPAFSEDHPAHQGGYILRKETGPLETILVATGSEVALALAAAEQLGAGTRVVSLPSWFLFDQQLSEYRESVLPRGVRTVSIEAGTTIGWAKYADAHVGIDHFGASAPGPVLFEKFGFTVENVVAAVRV, from the coding sequence ATGCTGGCGGCGGCTCCCACCTCTCTTGATCTTCTTTGCGTAAATGTCATTCGCGGACTCTCGATGGACGCGGTCCAGCGGGCAAATTCGGGCCACCCTGGTCTCCCGATGGGCGCCGCGCCGATGGCGTTTCAACTGTGGCGACACCACTTGAAGCACAACCCGGCGAACCCGAAGTGGATGGATCGCGACCGCTTTATCCTTTCCGCTGGCCACGGCAGCATGCTGCTGTATTCGCTGCTCCACATGTTCGGCTACGACATGTCGATGGATGACCTCAAGAACTTCCGCCAGTGGGGAAGCATTACCCCCGGCCACCCCGAAAACACCCACACCCAAGGCGTCGAAATGGCGACGGGGCCGCTCGGTCAAGGCTGCGCGACCAGCGTCGGCATGGCGATCGCTGAGGCGTACACGGCGGCCAAGTTCCCCGGCGTCTTTGATCACTTCACTTACGTGTTGTGCGGCGATGGCGACCTGATGGAAGGCATTGCGCAGGAAGCGGCCAGCCTCGCCGGGCACCTCGCGTTGGGCAAGTTGATCTGGCTTTACGACGATAACAAGGTGACGATTGACGGTAGCACCGACCTCGCGTTTACCGAGGACACTGAGCGCAAGTTCAGCGCGCTAGGCTGGCACACGCAGCGGATTGACGGCATGGATATGGCCGCGGTGGATACTGCGCTAGAAGCCGCCAAGTCGATGACCGACAAGCCGAGCATCATCATTGCGCGCACCACCATCGGCTATGGCAGCCCCAATAAGGCCGGAAAGTCGGCGGCGCATGGCTCTCCGCTCGGGCCGGATGAACTCCGCGCCACCAAGGATGCGCTTGGTTTGCCGCCCGAAGAATTCTATTGCCCGCAAGATGCGCTGGATTATTGCCGCGCGCCGCGCTTTGCCGAATGGGAAGCCGAGTGGCAAGCCAAGGCCGACGCCTTTGTCGCGGTGAACGAGGAACTTGGCCAAGAACTCGCCGCGTTTTTGAGCGGCGAACTGCAACTGGATTGGAGTCAGTTGCCGACCTTTGACAAGCCGATTGCCACTCGAAACGCAAGCGCGGCGGTGCTCAACGCGATTGCCAGTCAGGTGCCGGTTCTGCTCGGCGGCTCCGCCGACCTCACCGAAAACGTGTTCACGAATCAAAAGGGCGAGTCCGGGTTTCAGCGTGACAACCACCTCGGGCGCAACGTGTACTATGGCGTACGCGAGCATGCCATGGCGGCCGCGGCGAACGGCATTACGCTGCACGGCGGCAAGGCGATTGCGGGCACGTTCCTTATTTTCAGCGACTACTGTCGCCCGAGTGTGCGCCTCGCCGCGCTGATGCACCAGCCGACGATTTTCAACTTCAGCCACGACTCCATTGGGCTCGGCGAAGATGGCCCGACGCACCAACCGATCGAGCAGATCATGAGCTTGAGGCTCATCCCGAACCTCAACGTGTTCCGCCCGGCGGATGCCAACGAGGTTGCAGTAGCGTGGAACCTGGCGCTCAGTAGCAATACGACGCCGACCGCGATCATCACGTCGCGACAGGCGTTGCCGATCTGCACGCCCGCGTTTTCCGAGGATCATCCCGCGCATCAGGGTGGCTACATCCTTCGCAAAGAGACCGGTCCACTTGAGACCATTTTGGTGGCCACGGGAAGCGAGGTCGCGCTGGCCTTGGCGGCCGCCGAGCAACTCGGCGCGGGAACGCGCGTGGTCAGCTTGCCGAGTTGGTTCTTGTTCGATCAGCAACTAAGCGAATACCGCGAATCGGTGTTGCCGCGCGGTGTCCGCACGGTTTCCATCGAAGCCGGAACGACCATCGGCTGGGCCAAGTATGCCGACGCGCACGTGGGAATCGACCACTTTGGCGCGAGCGCGCCCGGGCCTGTGCTGTTCGAGAAGTTCGGCTTTACCGTGGAGAACGTGGTCGCCGCGGTTCGCGTGTAG